One region of Salinibacterium sp. TMP30 genomic DNA includes:
- a CDS encoding cytosine permease, with protein MAFHDDVDDANDANDKTSSEHEFELPFPRRATSSSAAANPDDDDESTAPIDLSEASTEGAFNVDAALGVPITPDPATRTDLPPPPSASDFAPIDLNDQFQRSEMSDGLDQGMPPWAMAPAPDPDQAVQQLDAPDGLSDERRSEVSEPEDADDPVAPASANGSDNVAPSVEDFAPKSAAAGSDDPYQIPVDYTTPDFFASRISRRQISDDSEVEESREQLDEVADSPEPEAEAESEPEAADDVTFDSLFAPENPEASPAASTPSGDTSWTAISPPDDREGATVAESSVPTNNVWTLEPLEPLEPNESTSHVSSAELPLAAEEVIAGAPMWNLDGVDAPEAEAEGEAEAVADAGPADAPGAHGDRSSPGEFPADAFSAAAAEFAPKDEGQQTSDSDAHNIETEVEREAPAEVSEAATSAATSAGASEPADEPETPAPPVRRSMADDELLTWADNPENQSTGTLSVIEVLEAQLRLRDEEAREYREWETTLRSKPAPVAEELGEQAHPEFSETAARDDDDTAPTATQQAAPESAPAAPPTSPAQLPAWEVAPPSETWAPAEDFDDEIPFAAHADPTGSITLPVLENEAAVNETTGDVPLPQESDALFAGDPEPAEFPAAAAIPTQGLQTAPELELEQENDLELEHENDPEREIQQELNSDSELASLPEPEPEPEPEPEPESVPENASVAEPEPELEPEQIVPHFDSESGLLSLAGIPPTSSLPSPTVDDYSSAPSDTQFEPSPEFPADEDGDYEEIPFTPPPLVEPTTAPSTPRSNLDEHVSFGDFGFTPPISGEPEAGADTPSGSATSAMASDSGSESPFAFDLDSPSSSAEPTGTDPQSEDAGTRGAYDDTRQVATADADAAEAVATVADAEDAAPAIDSDPVPSTFSFASPETPRYVPTEPLNFDDLLKTDDVTDPDETVDENEVNPLDAFLSGPATDLPQHDDPLSAMHTGSIPINETLLEAESDDAVDASDRLTYSADLAPHTSVDSNPIPFAAGAAAAGTASAAAASAPVAAVAPPLAAAATAVPPPVPLSTARVSQQPLGMDDVAPTAQRVFSLEESGLEPTPVDRRVGHAARLFWLWFAANSSIVSIGLGAAVFAVGMSLRQSVVAILAGVALSFIPLGLTTLAGKRSGQPTMVISRSTFGLLGNIVPSLVALVARLFWGAVLLWVLASSVAIVLIGSDLNVGLGDRQLLLISLAVSFLVALVIAFAGYPLFARMQLILSIVSGLLVVGLIAFTAQYVDVSQALTTPDGSWLLTITGAVLVFSFLGLVWAYSGADIARYQRPSSSGPASALSAAFGATVPAFVLIAYGALLAASDPAIARGFLASPLDTLLLLLPGWYPIPLLLAAALSLLSGITLSLYSGGFALQAIGIRLPRQWSIVIVSVLLGALAVLFAFGVNGGINELFRDAATTLAVPTAAWIGIFAAETMIRNRRLDGDALTTRGGIYSDVRWVNLSSFIVISAIGFALTSATISWLSWQGYGFVALGVDLSSELAATDLGVLVALVLGILTPIVSGIPAIRRQEAGRSERAVRHA; from the coding sequence ATGGCATTCCACGACGACGTCGACGACGCAAACGATGCGAACGACAAAACGTCTTCAGAGCACGAGTTTGAACTACCGTTCCCGCGACGCGCAACGTCAAGTTCCGCCGCTGCCAATCCCGACGACGACGACGAAAGTACGGCGCCGATCGACCTGAGCGAAGCATCCACCGAGGGCGCCTTCAATGTGGATGCTGCACTCGGTGTCCCCATAACTCCTGACCCAGCAACGCGCACCGACCTGCCGCCACCACCTAGCGCTTCTGACTTCGCACCTATCGATTTAAACGACCAATTTCAGCGCTCGGAAATGTCAGACGGACTCGACCAGGGCATGCCCCCCTGGGCAATGGCACCGGCCCCCGACCCCGACCAAGCAGTTCAGCAACTCGATGCTCCAGACGGGCTCTCAGACGAACGACGTTCAGAAGTTTCTGAACCCGAGGATGCCGATGACCCGGTCGCACCTGCCAGCGCGAACGGCTCCGACAATGTGGCACCGTCGGTCGAAGATTTTGCGCCCAAGTCCGCCGCTGCCGGCAGTGACGATCCTTACCAAATTCCGGTCGATTACACGACGCCAGATTTCTTTGCGTCACGGATTTCACGTCGCCAAATCTCTGACGATTCAGAAGTCGAAGAATCAAGAGAGCAGCTCGACGAAGTTGCAGATTCTCCAGAACCAGAAGCAGAAGCAGAATCAGAACCAGAAGCCGCTGACGACGTCACCTTTGATTCGTTGTTCGCTCCGGAGAACCCTGAAGCATCACCTGCGGCATCCACGCCTTCAGGAGACACATCGTGGACCGCAATCTCGCCACCAGATGACCGTGAAGGTGCAACGGTCGCGGAAAGCAGTGTGCCAACCAACAACGTGTGGACGCTCGAACCGCTCGAACCGCTCGAACCAAACGAGTCGACTTCACATGTATCATCCGCTGAGCTTCCGCTTGCCGCCGAAGAAGTCATCGCGGGCGCACCGATGTGGAACCTCGACGGTGTAGACGCCCCTGAGGCTGAAGCTGAAGGTGAGGCTGAGGCTGTGGCTGACGCCGGGCCGGCCGATGCACCAGGCGCTCACGGCGATCGTTCTTCACCCGGTGAATTTCCTGCGGATGCCTTCTCGGCCGCTGCTGCAGAATTTGCGCCCAAGGACGAGGGTCAGCAGACATCTGACAGCGACGCACACAACATCGAGACCGAGGTGGAGCGTGAAGCGCCTGCCGAGGTCTCTGAAGCTGCAACTTCTGCTGCAACGTCTGCTGGAGCATCAGAACCTGCTGACGAGCCTGAGACACCGGCGCCTCCTGTGCGTCGCTCGATGGCTGACGACGAGCTACTCACCTGGGCAGACAACCCCGAAAACCAATCGACAGGCACTCTCAGCGTTATTGAGGTACTCGAGGCTCAACTTCGCCTGCGCGACGAAGAGGCTCGCGAATACCGCGAATGGGAGACGACGCTTCGTTCCAAGCCCGCACCTGTCGCGGAAGAGCTCGGTGAACAGGCGCACCCTGAGTTTTCTGAAACTGCGGCACGCGACGACGATGACACAGCTCCTACGGCTACACAGCAGGCAGCGCCAGAGAGTGCGCCCGCCGCACCTCCAACGTCTCCTGCCCAGTTGCCGGCGTGGGAGGTGGCACCGCCCAGTGAAACCTGGGCCCCCGCCGAAGATTTCGATGATGAAATCCCGTTCGCGGCTCACGCGGACCCGACTGGCTCCATAACGCTCCCGGTCCTTGAAAACGAAGCTGCCGTAAACGAAACCACTGGCGACGTTCCGTTACCTCAAGAATCCGATGCCTTATTCGCAGGCGATCCCGAGCCAGCAGAGTTTCCTGCTGCGGCCGCAATCCCCACGCAAGGCCTCCAGACTGCACCGGAGCTGGAGCTAGAGCAAGAGAACGATCTAGAGCTAGAGCACGAGAACGATCCAGAGCGCGAGATACAGCAAGAGCTCAACTCCGACTCCGAGCTCGCGTCGCTTCCTGAGCCTGAGCCTGAGCCTGAGCCTGAGCCTGAGCCTGAGTCCGTCCCCGAGAATGCGTCCGTTGCTGAGCCCGAGCCCGAGCTTGAGCCTGAGCAGATCGTGCCGCACTTCGATTCAGAGTCTGGACTCCTCAGCCTGGCCGGTATTCCACCGACGTCTTCCTTGCCCAGCCCTACCGTGGATGACTACTCCAGCGCTCCTTCCGACACTCAGTTCGAACCGTCTCCCGAGTTCCCCGCCGATGAAGATGGTGACTACGAGGAGATTCCCTTCACACCGCCGCCCCTCGTTGAGCCCACCACTGCACCGTCGACGCCCCGATCAAACCTTGATGAGCACGTGTCGTTTGGGGACTTTGGGTTCACGCCACCAATTTCCGGAGAGCCAGAGGCAGGAGCAGATACCCCTTCGGGTTCGGCCACTTCAGCAATGGCGAGCGATTCCGGCTCCGAATCGCCCTTTGCTTTCGATCTCGACTCGCCCTCATCATCCGCCGAACCGACCGGCACTGACCCTCAATCAGAAGATGCAGGCACACGTGGCGCTTACGACGACACGCGACAAGTAGCTACCGCAGACGCCGACGCTGCAGAAGCAGTTGCTACAGTCGCCGACGCCGAGGATGCAGCTCCAGCGATCGACAGTGACCCAGTGCCCTCTACGTTCAGCTTCGCCTCACCAGAGACCCCGCGCTACGTTCCGACTGAGCCGCTGAACTTCGACGACCTACTCAAGACCGACGACGTCACCGATCCTGACGAAACAGTCGATGAAAACGAGGTCAACCCTCTTGACGCTTTCCTCTCGGGGCCCGCTACGGACCTTCCCCAGCACGACGACCCCCTGTCTGCGATGCACACTGGTTCGATTCCGATTAACGAAACACTGCTTGAAGCAGAATCGGATGACGCCGTTGACGCTAGCGATCGACTGACGTACTCAGCAGATCTGGCCCCCCACACGTCGGTAGACAGCAATCCCATCCCTTTCGCGGCAGGCGCAGCGGCCGCAGGTACGGCTAGCGCTGCGGCAGCTTCAGCCCCGGTCGCAGCAGTAGCCCCGCCGCTCGCCGCCGCAGCGACAGCCGTGCCTCCTCCTGTTCCGCTTTCCACAGCGCGTGTCAGCCAGCAGCCCCTGGGAATGGACGACGTCGCACCTACCGCTCAACGCGTGTTCAGTCTCGAAGAGAGCGGGCTGGAACCCACTCCTGTTGATCGCCGTGTCGGTCATGCTGCCCGATTATTTTGGCTCTGGTTTGCCGCGAACTCATCGATTGTGAGCATCGGACTTGGTGCTGCTGTCTTCGCTGTCGGAATGAGCCTGCGACAGTCGGTCGTAGCGATCTTGGCTGGCGTTGCTCTCTCATTCATCCCACTGGGATTGACGACGCTTGCGGGTAAGCGCAGTGGTCAGCCCACGATGGTTATTTCACGCTCGACGTTTGGTTTGCTTGGCAATATTGTTCCCTCGCTCGTCGCGCTCGTCGCGCGACTCTTCTGGGGTGCAGTGCTGTTGTGGGTTTTGGCATCATCGGTGGCAATCGTGCTGATCGGGTCTGATCTGAATGTTGGGCTGGGGGATCGTCAACTACTGCTCATTTCGCTCGCCGTGTCTTTCCTCGTGGCTCTCGTGATTGCGTTCGCCGGATACCCGCTCTTCGCGCGCATGCAACTGATTCTGAGCATCGTTTCGGGTCTGCTCGTTGTAGGACTCATTGCCTTCACTGCGCAATACGTCGACGTCTCTCAGGCTCTCACCACCCCAGATGGTTCGTGGCTTCTTACCATTACCGGTGCGGTACTCGTCTTCAGCTTCCTCGGGCTCGTGTGGGCTTATAGCGGCGCCGACATTGCTCGTTACCAGCGACCGTCGTCGAGTGGACCGGCTTCGGCGCTGTCCGCAGCCTTCGGCGCAACGGTGCCCGCCTTCGTGTTAATTGCCTACGGTGCGTTGTTGGCAGCCTCCGATCCGGCAATTGCGCGAGGCTTCCTTGCCTCGCCGCTAGACACGCTGCTGCTCCTGCTGCCGGGCTGGTACCCGATCCCACTGCTGTTGGCTGCCGCACTGAGCCTGCTGTCTGGCATCACGCTGAGCCTCTACTCGGGTGGATTCGCACTCCAAGCCATTGGGATTCGACTTCCGAGACAGTGGTCGATCGTGATCGTCAGCGTGCTGTTGGGCGCTTTGGCCGTCCTGTTCGCCTTCGGAGTCAATGGCGGGATCAACGAACTGTTCCGTGATGCCGCTACTACTCTCGCGGTTCCGACCGCGGCCTGGATAGGAATTTTTGCGGCGGAAACCATGATTCGTAACCGTCGACTCGACGGTGACGCGCTGACCACACGCGGCGGGATTTACTCGGATGTTCGCTGGGTCAATCTCAGTTCATTCATTGTCATCTCGGCAATCGGGTTCGCCTTGACGAGCGCAACAATCAGTTGGCTTTCTTGGCAGGGTTATGGATTCGTGGCGTTGGGTGTAGACCTCAGCTCGGAACTAGCAGCGACTGACCTTGGCGTTCTTGTCGCGCTGGTTCTCGGCATCCTCACCCCCATCGTTTCTGGTATTCCTGCCATTCGACGCCAAGAGGCTGGGCGCTCTGAGCGCGCAGTCCGCCACGCCTAG
- a CDS encoding Nif3-like dinuclear metal center hexameric protein, whose amino-acid sequence MSTTVADVIAATEKLWPSSGAESWDAVGLVAGDLDAPVSRISFAVDAVLDTVDEAIDDGADMLITHHPLLLRGVTSIASDRYKGAVLTKLVRAECALLAAHTNADVVETGTSGRFAAQLGLTDIAPIVVGETPNRGIGRTGLLREALTLGRLATLIAEILPATATGVRVAGDFDQIVQSVALCGGAGDAYLSEPAVLASDVYITSDLRHHPASEARENARLMRGPALIDVSHWASEWLWLEVASEELRALLPEVTITVSELRTDPWDFAVVQ is encoded by the coding sequence GTGTCTACTACTGTCGCCGACGTAATCGCTGCAACCGAAAAACTCTGGCCCTCCTCTGGTGCCGAATCGTGGGATGCGGTGGGTCTCGTTGCCGGCGATCTTGATGCACCCGTATCCCGCATTTCATTCGCGGTCGATGCAGTGCTCGACACCGTAGATGAAGCAATCGACGATGGTGCGGACATGCTCATCACTCACCACCCGTTGCTGCTTCGCGGTGTCACATCGATTGCCAGCGACCGCTACAAGGGCGCTGTCCTGACCAAGTTGGTGCGTGCGGAATGCGCTCTCTTAGCTGCACACACCAATGCGGATGTCGTAGAGACGGGAACGTCTGGCAGATTCGCTGCACAGCTGGGCCTCACCGACATCGCACCCATTGTTGTTGGCGAAACTCCCAATCGCGGCATAGGCCGCACCGGACTGCTGCGGGAGGCTCTGACGCTCGGCCGCCTCGCGACCCTCATTGCCGAGATTCTTCCCGCAACGGCGACCGGTGTTCGTGTCGCTGGCGATTTCGATCAGATAGTGCAGTCGGTGGCGTTGTGTGGGGGAGCCGGTGACGCATACTTGAGTGAACCTGCCGTGCTTGCCTCCGATGTTTACATCACGAGCGACTTGCGGCACCATCCGGCTTCTGAAGCGCGCGAGAACGCCCGACTTATGCGTGGTCCAGCACTGATCGATGTTTCTCACTGGGCGAGTGAGTGGTTGTGGCTGGAGGTCGCATCCGAAGAGTTACGAGCGCTGTTGCCAGAAGTAACGATAACGGTGAGCGAATTGCGCACCGATCCTTGGGATTTTGCGGTTGTGCAGTAA
- a CDS encoding VIT family protein — protein sequence MSFHSNEPHAGDVAGRLNWLRAGVLGANDGIVSVAAIVVGVAGATSAIAPILTAGVAGLVGGAISMALGEYVSVSSQSDSQRALIEKERRELAEMPEEELAELTAIYESKGITAGTARQVAVELTEHDALAAHLEAELGITEHAVVSAWHAAGASALAFTVGGILPLAAILMTPEPVRVLATFVAVLIALVITGTLSARIGGSSWIRPTLRIVIGGALALATTFLIGTLLGTTGVV from the coding sequence ATGAGCTTTCACTCGAATGAACCACACGCTGGGGATGTCGCCGGTCGGCTCAACTGGCTGCGCGCCGGAGTTCTTGGCGCCAATGACGGCATTGTGTCAGTCGCGGCAATCGTGGTTGGTGTCGCTGGCGCGACAAGCGCCATCGCACCCATCCTCACCGCCGGCGTTGCCGGACTTGTCGGTGGCGCGATCTCAATGGCCCTTGGCGAATACGTTTCCGTCAGTAGCCAAAGTGACAGCCAGCGAGCTCTTATTGAGAAAGAGCGTCGCGAGCTTGCAGAAATGCCGGAAGAGGAACTCGCTGAGCTAACCGCAATCTACGAGTCAAAGGGCATCACTGCAGGAACTGCCCGTCAGGTAGCCGTAGAACTCACCGAACACGACGCATTGGCGGCACATCTGGAGGCCGAACTGGGAATCACTGAGCACGCCGTCGTGAGCGCCTGGCACGCTGCGGGAGCGTCGGCGCTAGCATTTACCGTCGGTGGCATTTTGCCCCTGGCAGCGATCCTCATGACACCCGAACCCGTTCGAGTGCTCGCGACGTTTGTCGCTGTCTTGATAGCCCTCGTCATCACCGGAACCCTATCGGCTCGCATTGGCGGAAGTAGCTGGATACGCCCAACCCTGCGGATCGTCATCGGTGGGGCGCTTGCGCTGGCCACCACATTCCTTATCGGAACACTGCTCGGCACAACCGGCGTTGTTTAG
- a CDS encoding ROK family protein — MTHALGIDIGGTGIKGAVVDTVTGELVSERKKIATPKSGKPDAIVKVVVELIAQLGGLPRTMPVGVCFPAIVRNGKTMSAANISDEWIGLEAEKLFEKALGRDIHFVNDADAAGVAEVRYGAAKNVPGLVLLTTLGTGIGSALIYNGTLVPNSELGHLQIGGRDAEMGASFAAKERRRLSWAAWAKRLQRYYSHLELLFSPDLILVGGGVSKSHEKFLPLLKLNAPILPAELRNNAGILGAAALAVKE, encoded by the coding sequence ATGACCCACGCTTTAGGAATCGACATTGGCGGCACCGGGATCAAGGGTGCCGTGGTCGACACCGTTACCGGCGAATTGGTGAGCGAACGCAAGAAGATCGCCACACCCAAATCAGGCAAACCCGACGCGATTGTGAAGGTCGTTGTCGAACTCATCGCTCAACTGGGTGGCCTCCCGCGCACTATGCCGGTCGGTGTGTGTTTTCCCGCGATCGTCCGCAACGGAAAAACTATGTCGGCGGCAAACATCTCCGACGAATGGATCGGACTGGAGGCCGAAAAGCTCTTCGAGAAGGCTCTAGGCCGTGACATCCATTTTGTTAATGATGCGGATGCTGCTGGCGTAGCTGAAGTTCGCTACGGCGCAGCAAAAAACGTACCGGGTTTGGTCCTGCTCACTACGCTCGGCACCGGAATTGGCAGCGCGCTGATCTACAACGGAACGCTCGTGCCCAATTCGGAGCTCGGACACCTACAGATTGGTGGTCGTGACGCCGAAATGGGTGCGTCGTTCGCCGCAAAGGAACGACGTCGGTTGAGCTGGGCGGCATGGGCTAAGCGTCTTCAGCGCTACTACTCGCACCTCGAGCTACTGTTCTCTCCCGATCTCATCCTCGTCGGAGGTGGCGTTTCTAAAAGCCACGAGAAGTTCTTGCCTCTGTTGAAGCTCAATGCCCCCATCCTCCCCGCGGAGCTGCGTAACAATGCGGGTATCCTCGGAGCTGCAGCCCTAGCCGTAAAGGAATAG
- the map gene encoding type I methionyl aminopeptidase, translating to MPRNNSGHLVPGVIPPALAVPPSITRPEYVGKKAPRSFTGSDIYDAEAVDRIRKSGKIAAGAVEAVGAAIAPGVTTAQLDEIAHEYMVSRGAYPSTLGYRGFPKSCCTSINEVICHGIPDDTVLEDGDIINIDITAYKNGMHGDLNKTFLVGTVSDEARNLVERTQEALNRGIKAVAPGRQVNVIGRAIESYAKRFGYGVVRDFTGHGVGEAFHSGLIIPHYDAAPQFNDIIEVGMVFTIEPMLTLGTYEWDLWADDWTVTTRDKRLTAQFEHTMVVTERGTEILTLP from the coding sequence ATGCCTCGGAATAATTCTGGTCACCTCGTTCCGGGAGTAATCCCACCCGCTCTGGCCGTTCCCCCATCGATCACTCGGCCGGAATATGTCGGCAAGAAGGCCCCCCGGTCGTTTACGGGTTCGGATATCTATGATGCCGAGGCAGTAGACCGAATCCGTAAGTCAGGGAAAATCGCTGCCGGGGCTGTCGAAGCTGTCGGCGCCGCGATTGCCCCGGGTGTCACGACCGCGCAACTCGATGAGATCGCCCACGAGTACATGGTCTCTCGCGGCGCCTACCCCTCAACTTTGGGGTATCGAGGCTTTCCCAAGTCATGCTGCACGAGCATCAATGAGGTGATCTGTCACGGGATTCCCGACGACACCGTGCTCGAAGACGGCGACATCATCAATATCGATATCACGGCCTATAAAAACGGGATGCACGGCGATCTCAATAAGACGTTCCTTGTTGGTACTGTCTCAGACGAGGCGCGCAACCTGGTCGAACGTACACAGGAAGCGCTCAATCGGGGCATTAAGGCTGTTGCTCCCGGCCGCCAAGTCAACGTGATTGGTCGAGCCATCGAGTCGTACGCAAAACGATTCGGCTATGGCGTCGTGCGGGACTTCACGGGCCACGGAGTCGGCGAAGCATTCCACTCCGGCCTGATCATTCCCCACTACGATGCTGCGCCGCAGTTCAACGACATTATTGAGGTCGGCATGGTGTTCACGATCGAACCGATGCTTACCTTGGGCACCTACGAGTGGGATTTGTGGGCGGATGATTGGACTGTCACCACCCGCGACAAGCGCCTTACCGCACAGTTCGAGCACACCATGGTTGTGACCGAACGTGGCACCGAAATTCTGACGCTTCCCTAA
- a CDS encoding methionine aminopeptidase — protein sequence MTQWWYNHKTGEVEEGPQSLGVDRDGPFDTREQAERAPQIVAERARAWSKEESEDWKSS from the coding sequence ATGACGCAATGGTGGTACAACCACAAGACCGGTGAGGTCGAAGAAGGCCCACAGTCGCTCGGGGTAGACCGTGATGGTCCATTCGATACTCGAGAGCAGGCCGAACGTGCACCGCAGATCGTCGCTGAGCGCGCGCGCGCGTGGTCGAAAGAAGAGTCTGAGGACTGGAAGAGCAGCTAA
- the panB gene encoding 3-methyl-2-oxobutanoate hydroxymethyltransferase — protein sequence MTDPAAAAAQANLKRVRTRHFQTAKENGIKIVGLTSYDQLTAGIFDESGIDFLLVGDSAGNNVYGYDTTLPVTIDDLIPLTRAVAGAVTRAFVVADLPFGSYETGPDEALHTAFRFMKETGAHAVKLEGGVRSAEQIRRIVDAGIPLMAHIGFTPQSEHGLGGHVIQGRGDQLEQLLADAHAVEEAGAFAVVLEMVPAEAAAKVTEALRIPTIGVGAGPHVDGQLLVWTDWAGLTKGRIPKFVKQYADLRSTLAGAVTEYRAEVEAGTYPTAEHSY from the coding sequence ATGACTGACCCAGCCGCTGCTGCCGCGCAAGCAAACCTCAAACGTGTCCGCACTCGCCATTTTCAGACGGCAAAAGAGAATGGGATCAAGATTGTTGGACTCACCAGTTATGACCAGTTGACTGCGGGAATTTTTGATGAATCGGGCATCGATTTTTTGCTCGTCGGCGACTCTGCCGGAAACAATGTCTATGGCTACGACACGACTCTCCCGGTCACAATCGACGACTTGATCCCTCTGACTCGGGCTGTGGCCGGGGCTGTCACGCGCGCGTTTGTTGTTGCGGACCTTCCGTTCGGTTCTTACGAAACTGGGCCAGATGAAGCTCTGCACACCGCGTTCCGTTTCATGAAAGAAACTGGCGCGCACGCAGTGAAGCTTGAGGGCGGCGTTCGAAGCGCCGAACAAATCCGTCGCATCGTGGATGCTGGCATCCCGTTGATGGCCCACATTGGCTTCACGCCGCAGAGCGAACACGGTCTTGGCGGCCACGTTATCCAGGGTCGCGGCGACCAGCTCGAGCAGTTGCTTGCGGATGCCCATGCCGTGGAAGAGGCCGGCGCATTCGCCGTCGTGCTCGAGATGGTGCCTGCGGAGGCTGCGGCCAAGGTGACTGAGGCACTTCGGATTCCGACAATTGGTGTCGGCGCAGGTCCTCACGTCGATGGCCAGCTACTGGTATGGACAGATTGGGCCGGGCTCACCAAGGGACGCATCCCTAAGTTCGTCAAACAGTACGCCGACCTTCGTTCGACGCTGGCCGGGGCCGTCACCGAGTATCGTGCCGAAGTTGAAGCCGGCACGTACCCCACGGCAGAGCACTCTTACTAG
- the glnA gene encoding type I glutamate--ammonia ligase: MDKQRDFVLRTIEERGIKFVRLWFTDVVGTLKSVAVAPAEIEGAFAEGLGFDGSAIEGFTRAYEADMLAHPDPTTFQILPWRGEIDPTARMFCDITTPDGQPAASDPRNVLKRALAKAADRGFTFYTHPEIEFYLLKSSKLKNGSPQPVDSAGFFDNVPGGTAHDFRRRSVRMLEDLGISVEFSHHESGPGQNEIDLRYADALTTADNIMTFRTVIKEVAIEQGVYATFMPKPMSGQPGSGMHTHMSLFEGDQNAFYDASGHYQLSKIGRHFMAGVLKHAPEITAVTNQFVNSYKRLWGGDEAPSFVTWGHNNRSALIRVPLYKPGKGQSARIEYRALDSAANPYLAYSLLLAAGLKGIEEGYELPLEAEDAVGELSEHERRALGYEQLPSNLNHALSIMENSELVAETLGEQVFNYVLLNKRREWKAYRAQVTPYELESSLEIL, from the coding sequence ATGGACAAGCAGCGTGATTTCGTTCTTCGTACAATCGAAGAGCGCGGAATCAAGTTCGTTCGACTCTGGTTTACCGACGTCGTAGGAACGCTCAAGAGCGTTGCTGTTGCTCCTGCCGAAATCGAGGGCGCATTCGCCGAGGGTCTTGGCTTTGATGGCTCAGCCATTGAGGGCTTTACTCGTGCCTATGAAGCAGACATGCTCGCGCATCCCGATCCCACAACTTTTCAAATTTTGCCATGGCGCGGAGAAATTGATCCAACGGCACGGATGTTCTGTGACATCACGACGCCAGATGGACAGCCGGCAGCATCCGATCCTCGCAACGTGCTGAAGCGCGCGCTGGCGAAGGCAGCCGACCGGGGATTCACCTTCTACACCCACCCCGAGATCGAGTTCTACCTGCTCAAGTCGAGCAAGCTCAAGAATGGCAGCCCCCAGCCCGTCGACTCCGCAGGATTCTTCGACAACGTTCCCGGAGGCACTGCGCATGACTTCCGTCGTCGTTCGGTGCGGATGCTCGAAGATCTCGGGATCTCTGTCGAGTTCAGCCATCACGAGTCCGGCCCAGGACAAAACGAGATTGACCTCCGCTATGCCGACGCGTTGACCACCGCCGACAACATCATGACGTTCCGCACCGTGATCAAAGAGGTCGCAATCGAGCAGGGCGTGTACGCAACGTTTATGCCAAAACCGATGTCTGGCCAGCCAGGGTCGGGAATGCACACCCACATGTCGCTCTTCGAGGGCGACCAGAACGCCTTCTACGATGCCAGCGGGCACTACCAGCTTTCGAAGATCGGTCGTCATTTCATGGCGGGCGTACTCAAGCACGCCCCTGAGATCACCGCAGTCACGAACCAATTCGTGAACTCCTACAAGCGCCTCTGGGGCGGGGACGAAGCGCCCAGTTTCGTCACGTGGGGTCACAACAATCGTTCGGCGCTCATTCGAGTTCCGCTGTACAAGCCAGGAAAAGGGCAAAGCGCACGAATTGAATACCGCGCGCTTGATTCCGCGGCGAACCCCTACTTGGCGTACTCGCTGCTACTTGCGGCAGGCCTCAAAGGCATTGAGGAAGGCTATGAGCTTCCCCTTGAAGCGGAGGATGCCGTCGGCGAGCTTTCGGAGCATGAGCGTCGTGCGCTTGGCTACGAGCAGCTGCCTTCGAACCTCAATCATGCCCTCAGCATCATGGAAAACTCGGAGCTCGTCGCCGAAACGCTCGGCGAACAAGTGTTCAACTACGTGCTGCTTAACAAGCGTCGCGAGTGGAAGGCATACCGGGCACAGGTCACGCCATACGAGCTGGAGAGCAGCCTAGAGATTCTCTAA